From the genome of Candidatus Cloacimonadota bacterium:
AGTCCCTTTATTTACGTGCCATTGGCATTTATTTGTTTTCCAAGTATGAGGATTGGTTAGATACTAAACTGCCCGATGCTACTTCTTCTTAGCTGCGACAGGTTTCTTGTGCGTAAATTGCTTTACCCACTCGTCCACATCGGCTTTTCGAAACTTCCACAACCGACCAATCTTCAATGCGGGCAAGCCTTTTTCGTTCACCCACTTGTACACAGTATCTCTGTTCACTCCCAGATAGAGTCTCAAGTCC
Proteins encoded in this window:
- a CDS encoding helix-turn-helix domain-containing protein: MEDRLLSVEDLRLYLGVNRDTVYKWVNEKGLPALKIGRLWKFRKADVDEWVKQFTHKKPVAAKKK